The DNA window GAGGATGATGCAGATGTTGAATTCACTCTCCCCTCTGACACTGAAGATGATTACGAGCCTGAGCTGCTGTTAATGCCAACCAATCAGCCTGTTAACCAGCCCATTCTGGCTGCTGCTCAGTCTCTACATCGGGAAGCAACCAAGTGGTCTAGTAAGGTACTCCTGAGTCTCCCCGGGGACTGATCCGTGTGCATCCAGCCATTTGGAACGCTGACACATTTGCATCACTCTTGATCCCTGCTGGGCCCCACCATTCTGAATGAATAAGTGTGTCTGCACTTCATTTTAAGGACTGAGAGTGGCTTCACAAGTTTGCTAGATATGTTTGTCAGTGCTGGATTGAAGCTTGATTTGGGTCACTTATTAATATGTAAAGGTTTCCTCTGCCTTTGCATCTGCCTGTTCTTTGTTATGGCAGTTTCCAAACTGTAGTAGGGGTTGTCTTCCCTCCCCGCgttcttttttctgttcatttggGCTACCTGGAAAGCCATCATTAATGGTTTCTTAATGACTTCCAGATACAGCAGAGCATACAGCATTCAACAAGTCATTTAATGTGTGTATTGTGCTTTGCCTCCATTGCTGCCATCAGAACACCTTCCAACGAGGAATGGCTTTGTGTGGCAGAGTTTATCCAAGAGGACTGACTGTTGCTGGCTTGCACTTGGCCGTGTTGCAAATGCTGGGCTTGAGAGAATTCTTTGAGGAAGCTGCACTGAATGCTGTTAGCTGCTGAGTTGAGATTGTGCTTACATGAAACAGTGGAAATCTAACCTGAGGGTCAGACACTCACAAGTAGCCTGTCTCTTCTGTCTAAACACAAATGTTTGCAAGACTGGTCACTTTTTATAGCATGCTGCGAAAATCAAGGTTGGTGACCCATAACAAACAAAGGCTAGGGGGgcgtgtgtatgtatatgtgtgtgtatatatatttacatagaTAGATGCactacattattttaataaaaagggctttaaaaatgttcttgtcCTTTTCAGATTCTGATGCTTGGATAACTTGTTAGAGAGCTTCGTAAATGACACTGGTCCTAATTTCTTGATCCTCCTACgtgaaaacatggaaaagcTTTGTGTTATGTCATTTGCATCCTAACTGGTTATACTAGCAAACTGTTTAGCTATTAGGTCACGGTAACAAGTAGTTAAGCTTTTTGTGTCACCTGTATCTGTAAAGTATCTTGGGATATCTTCTTGAATTCGCTGATAGTGAGTCATGGAAGTTTGTGCACAGGGACTGAGATCACATGTGCTGAGTTTGGTTCTGCTGTGTACTCTTTGCTCCAAACTTTATTGGTCATTAATTGTGGAATTATACTGAGGAAAGACTGTGCTAATACTTAAACTCACTCTGCTAATATGTCATCCACACAAGAGGAATGCTTCATGGCATCAATAGTTCACTTCTAACAACTTTCTACAGAGGTGACTCTAAATATACTAACAGACTAACAACCGATCATCTAGGTCTGCTTTTTCTTGCACTAGGTTTCTCTCGGGAACAGTATCTAAGAAATGGTTTTGCCTGGTCATACTTAATTCGCatgtttcaaatatttctcaGAAGTATTTCTGTGACTGTAATTTTGATGGacttaataaaagaaatatggaTTTTGATGTAAGAAATATCACTAGATTATCTTTTGAACTATTGAGTTCTTATCTGTTGGAAGCTTCATCTGTAAGGGAAAGATTTTGTCACAAAagaagatttattttcaaggaataactttttttaaaaaaaggtaataGTTGCATCTCATTTCCACGTTACCAGTGACAAAAGTTTTATGTCACGGATTCTCTTTCGTTTATCCTTTAGCAGCATAGCTGATGCTTTAACAACTTCAGATGCCACTGAAAATTTTATGCTCATCTGTTACGACTACACCATTTAACTTAATCAGTGCTATTTGGTTTAACAAGCTATTTAGCAcacttttttaaatttaaaaaaggcCTTTTTTGGGGAAATCTGGAATTTCAAATGCTAATAACATGTTTTATCTTAACCTAGCCAGCAGAGCAGTAACTCTCATTCCATGGACAaactaacatttttctttaccacttcttttccagttttgaaGTAAACTTTTTTCCTGAGtgttaggaagaaaaatgtcagaaacaTACAATTAGTACAGATCTTCCCTGTTCCTTGAAGAAACCTCTTCTGTGTTCACAAATGGTTCTTCCATCCTTCTTAAAAGGGTTGCTACCAAAATGTAGACTGCTGTTCAGTCGTGGCTTCTGTGAAGCTTCTGTCCTGGCACGAACACTAACTCATGTTGTTCTCTTCAGGGTAATGACATCATTGCTGCTGCTAAACGAATGGCACTGCTAATGGCGGAGATGTCGCGCCTGGTGAGAGGAGGCAGTGGAAACAAGCGTGCCCTTATTCAGTGTGCAAAGGATATTGCTAAGGCATCAGATGAGGTCACTCGGTTAGCCAAAGAGGTGGCGAAGCAGTGCACTGACAAGCGCATCAGAACAAACCTCTTGCAGGTAATGACTTCCTCTGTAAATTactcaaatacttttttttttttctctattcctcTCTTAGTGTGAGTACAGAGTTGTGGCAGTAAATCATGTGCATCTTTCTTTGGCTTGTAAAGCTTTGTCAAGTTCTAGGTCTGCTTTTAGATCCTATGGTCATACACATTCTGTAAAGTCTGGCTTTGTTTACAGATGAGTGGAAGGTGGAagtgtccaaagtggttttaaaaaatactgtgctGTGAACACAGTCCTGCCCTAagcctgctttgttttgtgtttcatCTACTCATTCCTTTGTGTTGAAGAAGAGTAGTGGAAATATAACACTTCTAGTTTTTCAGTCTCGGCCAAATATACATCATCGCATTCCTAACTGAGCAGACCCTTGAGAAATACCCAGAGGAACGGAAAAATTTTGGCTCCATCCCAAAAATTCCCAAAGCAAGTAAAATAAGATTTAGGTATCCTACCAGTATTTGTTAAAAAGTTGTGATGGTTGTAAGATTCCTTCTATGCTTATTCCTTATGTAATAGTAAAACAAAATCTAATAACTTACCTGGAAATATAATAGATAATGGATTTGTTCTGTTTACAATGtgaagtgttttatttaatCCCTGTTCCTCAGGTCTGTGAGCGAATCCCAACCATCAGCACACAACTGAAAATTCTTTCCACTGTCAAAGCCACCATGCTGGGCAGAACTAATATCAGTGATGAAGAGTCAGAACAGGTAAGAGGTGTAAAAATTGCTGGTAGCGTGGCATTGTTGAGCAGTTTTATGTGGAAAAGTATACAACGTGCAATATCGGCGGTGTTCAGGGCACTCGGCATTTGGAGCGCACCTCAGCGGCCATGTGGCACAGCGGTAGCCTGGCAGGTTGGTCCCGGCTCAAGAGCTGCCGTGTGAGGAGCGCAGCCGCTCCCGAGCGCGGCGCCGCCCCGGTTCCCACGGTCTGGCCCCGGCTGGGAGCTCCGCACCGAGCGGCGCGGGCTGCCGGCAGCGCCCTCTGCTGGCGCGGGGGAGCGTTGTCCCGCAGCCCCCGGGGCTGGGCCGGCAGCGCGGGTGCCGGGGTCCCCAGGGCTCCGTTCCTGTGGGAACCCCGCGGCTCGGGCTGCCCGGAGGTAGCTCTGCTCGGAGACACGCAGCTGTCCTCCAGAGTCTGCACAAATATACGGTGGGAGGTGGGAGAGGCTTGCTGGGAGTCAGCATAACGCTCGTTTCCACTGGCGAGCTGTTTCATTTAAGTGAGCAATCGCCTGCCTTAACGCTTGCACTGGGACTCCTCACGCACAGTGGGCTTCCATGCTACTGTCCTGAGTGTGGTATTTACTAATACAttggaaatgtttcattttcttgacAGGCAACTGAGATGTTGGTTCATAATGCCCAGAATCTCATGCAGTCTGTGAAGGAAACTGTGAgggaagctgaagcagcatcCATTAAAATAAGAACAGATGCTGGATTCACTCTTCGCTGGGTCAGAAAGACCCCATGGTATCAGTAAACACTTTCCATGTTAAGTATTCTGTAacataaaatgcctttttttggaaacagaaaagataTATCAACAGCAAAATGTGCAGTTTACATGAGTTGAAGATTAGCGTATGCTAATGCCCCATTCTAAGGGCATGAATTATAAAACAATGCATTTCAAATGTCTTCAGAACACATTTGGTATCAAACACCTCAAAATTGCTTCCAACAGTTGATagttcttatattttttttcttttgaaaattctCTTCATGAATTCTGTACTCCCAGAAGCACATTTCATTTTATGCACTGTATGTTCCAGTAGTTTCCATGTCATGACATAAAACATGGACCTCACTTTAAGCTAGTGTTGAAAGTCTAGGACACTATGGATTACTTGGCAGTTTTTTAGGGACAATCATTGATGTAGAGACATTCAACTCTTCAACAGGAGTTCAGCTGGCTGTTCTTAAACCATGCAGAAATGATGGAAGGTCTggggtttttaattaaaatcaggGGGCAACAGAACTGTTGTAAATTGAAGATGAAAATTCCACGTccaaaattctttttctttttgcctggCAATAGTACTGCAACAAAAACTGGAGCTGTCTTTGAGAGCCTGGAGGTAGGCGTTCCAGACCTTGTGTACTGTACTGAAATGCTTTGCAGTGCATGTTAGGGGCACATTGCCGAAGGCTTGAGCCTCAGCAGCTGGAGACCTTCAATCACGGAACTCTTTCCTTGCTCAACTCAGTAACGTATTGAGCTGAAAAATCCTGGTTCTCTTCAGCTGGCTGCATGTCCAGGACCAGAAAATGCCACATGCTGgctctttccttttgaaaacaagATGAGCACAtgcaattattctttttttttccttttcttgccctCTAGTGTCATTCCAGCCACTCAAGGTGGAAATTAAAAGATGAAGACATCAAATTTTAAAAGACCTCATGTCTCACTGCCCTTCTTTCCAACAATGCATAAGCTTTTTGAACCCTTTTTCAGTAGTCTGGCTACCAGCAAATGGTGCTTCCTAATGCTGAATTAATTAGGATATTTTTACTGGTTTTGACATTGTGAGTTTGGAGGctcaaaatcttttttttcaagttctAATACTGAATTGAACCAactgtatcttttaaaaaacagacaaaacaaacaacgaAGTCACAACAATAACCCACAAAATCCCCCCAACCCTATTACCAAAATAGTCTTGGGATACTTTTATCCTTCCATAGTTGAACATgccttatatatatatatgtacacattcATTTAATTACTCCATAGTATCTTTTGGCATAAAGGAGAAGGATTGTTTTAGAATGAGTCTCTGCTCACGGGCAAGGAACACTTGCACACTTCTGCCCGGATCAGCACTGACCTCAAGATGCCCTCCTAATTTGCTGAGAATTGTTGCACAATTAAGCCACCTTTAGTATAAGTGCCCTTGTGGAAAAACTGCTCAGTCTTAACAGCTCAAAGAGACACACAGCGTGGTCAGCTGCCCTTGACCTGTCGCGGTCAGCTGTCCTTTACCTGTCTGCAACAGTTACTCCACAGCTGGACTTTCTCCCCTCCACCCTCCGCCCTTCATTGCACTGTTATCTAAAAAGGGAAGTTAAACCGATTGTACATCTGCCTCAAACTGACCTTGGCAAGAGCAAGCACGCCTTTGTCTTTAATTCACTCCTGGTGTCTGGGTATTGCAAAATACGTGGTACTTCAGATCTCTCCGTAGTGCTCTCTTCCTGCAATTTACCTGCaacaggaagaggaaggaaggggtgCCAGAGCCTTAACCTGAATGTCTTGCATTTGATTGGTTTATACCAGATTTTTAACATAATTGTATTGTAGTAATTTCTATTTAATAGTAAATAACACTGAATAGGTAGGGGTTATTTCTAAGGGATTTTCCAAATAGTCTTCCTGTATTACTTTTCAGTGCTCCTCACATttcctctcccccaccccccttcAGGCTTCTCTGtgaggtgttttgttgttttttagcATCACTGTTTAGTTGCTTGACTGATATTAATGCAATATTACTAATGCCTTTAATACATAATTGTTTATGCCAAAGATCACTTTTTGTTCATTGAGGAATGTTTGCAGGGAAGTTACGAATCATGGTTGCCTTTGATACTCTTCCAGAATGTTTGCTATAAGTTCTCGAACTGTTTTGTAGAAGCTGAGATACTTGTCCACCTTATGCAATTACTGCTTTTTTGAACACTATTGGTCTACAGACCGAAAATGCAGTGAAAATTTGAAAAAGACCATGAATGtcacttaaaaatgttttaccaCTATAAAACTTTGTTTATAAGCCAAAATGTATTGTATAGTCTAATGTTTTCAGCCTTTCTTTGGTTCtgtgaaaacaataaaaatgcatttgtacaAATGTCAGCTTGTGATTATTAATGATAACGGAGCAGTGGATAACACTGCGACAAGAAGAGCAAAAAGCTAAAGCAGCGGAAATACTTAAGTGAAAGAACAGTCGTTTTTACATATTCTGAACatgaaaaaagagcaaagttcCTCTAACAGGAGAAGATTAAAGCaagttttttctgtcttttgtgcCCATAAATCTAGTCATTAAAGAACTTACTGGAAGCTGTGGTCCAGTGGGGGAAAACCGGGAGCTTTTCCAGAGACCTGATGGTCATCTGTTCTGATAGCACCATGCAAGGTGCTGGAAACTTGAAATAGGATTTGCCTGGATTACATGGTGTGTCAGTAATGGTGTCAGTTCTGAAATCTTGCAGCGTTTCCAGGGTGCGACAGCAGACAGTAGCACCAGCTACTCAGACTTCAGCTTGGGACGTTATCAGTTACAGCTGAAAACGAGACCTTGTAAAATTACCATAACTGAAAGATGCTGTTTGCTGACATGGAGCGGAACTGGAGGGTGAGTCATGACTTGATGGATGTTTCTCCAGTTGAAAAAGGTACACTAGAAGCTTGGTAGCTTTTAGTAGGCATTGTTGTGTCTACACAAACACAGGGctttcctgcaggtgctggttcATAAAAGTGCTGTTTTATCTGCACTGATTTCAGAAATTCAGAATGGTCATCTCTGGCCATGTTTACCCTAGTGATGTTACCAAAGTTACCAACAGAAAATATATGCTCATTTCTTTTCTTAGTGGCTTGCTGCCAGTGTTCAGATGGGtcccccctccttttttcaGACTGCATCATTTTTTGTCCCAGTATTTGAAATTTTGACTCCTGAATGGCTTTAGTTCCCGTTCTTTATCTGAAGCGAAGTTAAAAGTTAGCACCTGTTAATCTGTAATCCAAACAGCTCAGGGAAACAAAGACTCTCCAGTATCCTGCCCTTCCTTAATTCTGAACGTGAGTTTCTCAGCCTGTGTCCTGACTGAATGTATGGTTTGGAACCTCACAGGGACCTGGGAGCACTTAGTTTACAGAGAGAACAAGCTTATGCTGCTGTATAAGGAAAAGTTTAATCAGCTTTGCATCGTCACTGATATGTCTTAGAAATGTCATCATCTAAACATAAATTGTGCtccatttaaatatataaaacatgAAAGGGAGCTTACCTGGCATGCTCCTAAATGCCCTATCTAAACTCTAAATAGTTGCAGAGTGATGAAGTTCAGTCAATAGTCATAATTTCATTGCATATTGGATGTCTCCTGCCTAAGAGCATCACTAATAGTTTACAACAGCACCACCATGTCACAAGATAATGTATTTTGAGTAGAGTTCCCTTTATTTCATAACATTAAAGCACACGACCATTAAATACACTTGACAGTTCTATTGTGCTATCTAAAAAGCTACACTCCAATGTACACATGGCACAAATCTGGTGGCATCCACTTCCAACAAGTGGAACATCCAAATCAAAGCAAAGGCTTCACATAAAAAATAGATCTTACTCTCTGCAActgtattcttaaaaaaatggtGGCGATGATGAGATTGAATGGGAAGAAAGTGGATTACTGAAGCAACAAACACCTCCCAGATTTAATGCAGAATATTCCTTCTATCAGCTCATCTGCAGATGGCACAAATGCAAGCTGCTTAAGGCAAATGCTTCTTAAGAAAGGCGATTTCTTGTAAACAACaaggaaattactttttcctCATCAGAAACTCTTTCTCGGGAGTGACACTTGCTCTGTCCCAGGCTGCGGTGGGACCCCTGCCCCTCTCACTGCTGCTCTCCATTTCCGGAGGGATTACGCGATGCTCTGTGGAATGCCAGCTTGCAGATGGCTGTGAGAATAGCTGAGCTTTTTCTGCCGGCGgctgcagcagcaaaaccagccaCCACAAGACTTTTCCAGTGGCCTGTCTGGCCTTCATAATGTGCTTGGCCCCTGGGCTTTGGTATCTGACTGGCAGTGTAGTGTTAGTGACGTTGTGTGGATCGCCTATATCAAACTATTCACCAACACAACAATTCAGTAAAAAAAGAGTGAAGGTGTATTAGAAAAAAGGTACCTTATTTTAaagccatattaaaaaaaaaaactaagctATGCTTTCATTTTATGAGCTGCTGTGCACAAATGCTTTGATCCCAAACTAATCAGTGTCTATTAATTGGCACCTAATCAATAGCAACATAAGTCACTAAGCAGTCAAGTTTTCttgttgatttttgttgtgttttgtttttttttttttttttttcaatggggAATATCTTCTTGAAAGTAGAGCATGTTCTCATGTCCTGACTTGGAATTTTCCCGCTTTTGTAATGTATTTCACACCTTTGAAAGGCTTGTATTTTTCTCCATACATGTCCAAGCGATTTACTTTCAGCcctgaaaaagacaaaaacaaagttaaaagCAGAATGCTAGAAATCATGTCAGTCTGTTTAAAAGTCCTGCTTTCTTGAAGCATGTTAAGATCAGTTACGAAgctgattttccttctttccacaAGTTCATCTTGTCTGAAACAGGAGCAGAGACAGAGACCATTCTCTATCTTCCACAGCTCCTGTTTGCTGCACTTGTGTCCAGTAATGCAGATGAAGCAAAGGACTAATTTTAGATATCTTTCCACTCTAAATCATAATTGCAAGGACCAGAAATCCTTCTGCTATTAACACCAGTAACTACTAATTACCTAACAGTTTCAGGTTGTCCCCTGCTTTCTTTGAGGTTCCAGCCATTGGATCCACTATGTTTTGCTAGATTTAAACTAGTGGGTTGCAAGTTTAAGAGGAATCTGGGGGATTCTGTTCTTACACAAGGActgtgtgttatttttctcagcAAAGTAGTCTAGGAAGCAAAAGGACCGCAGCCTGGTACCTCCCGAGAAAGGCAGGCAGGTACTACCACCCATTCTCATCTACTGCCTTCAGTCATCCTCCTTCTTTACAAACCTGAGTCTTTGCTCTGTCAGGGTCTTAAACCTGCAAAGTTTGCTTGCAGAAGCATTTTACGCATGGGCAACTCACAAGTGTTTACAGACTGAGGCCTTGTTTGCTTTACATTTACTTCTGCACTTACCCTACAGACTTCGTTCTGATTTTACTTGCAGATtgttttgaaggagaaaaactAACCAGTtccagaaggaaagaacaagagagaattctttaaaattaatggaGTTTTTGACCACTAGAAAGGGCTTCAATGGTGCAAGTCAAGAGCAGCACGCTTAGATCATCATCCATCACTCTTCACCAAAAGGATAAATTTGCATGTCTAATGCACAAGtcaacaaagaaaaccccattCCTCTGTACACTTCTCACAGTCTTTCTTGAGGAAAACAATTGGGAATTCACAATTTCCAGCAAGGGAATCTTCCAGCAAGAGTAACTGTCAGGTTTGGGTAAATCAGACTTCACCTTTTTGGACCAAGCTGACTTTGGATCAGCATCTCCAATTACAAGATTCACAGGTTTCCCACTTCACTTCTTACTGCTACGCCTTCTGTCAGTACCAGCTTCGCACAACACCCACTCACTCACCTGAAATGGCAAGCTGTTGTATCTTAAACTGGATGTTTAAACTTGGATTCTCCTCTGGCTTGGGGGCTCCAGACTGCAGGTTCACTATACCCTTCAGGTTTGGAAGCTTTTGAGGGGTGATTTTGCCAACATCCCAGGTTAACACCTTGTCAGGAAAGAGAGAATAGTAGAAGTAGCTTTCTAGGAAAACAACCTATAAGGTCAAGTTCATGTCATGCTTTTAGTTTGCCGGCTGGGTACAGGAAGTAGCCTGGTAGCCCTGGGAATGATCCCACTGGCTGGGAGAAGGTGTGGTTGGGGCTCCCGCAGGTGTGAGGTCTGTTCTCCCCCAGCGTTGATTTTGCCCTGTTGGCATTcctgagctgggctgtgcaCTCGGCACATCTGCTCCGTCTGTGATGATGGTTGTTGTGAGACCGGGTCAGGTACAGCCACGAAGCAAGGAGAGTAACCAGCGCAAAGGTCACAGGAACTTAAACACGAGCAGGAGGAGGCCAAGAGCAAGGCACTTGGCAAAAGGaggtgtttaagtcagagtAACCTTCCCAAGGGTCACTTGTTTCCCATTCATTCTTACACTTCAAAGAAGATACAGGGAACCGAGTTGGCCCTTCACTCAcaagaggtgggttttttttcttcctacttctaCAAACTTTTGCAATGACAATCCACCTAGTTATTCCAACTCTTGACAAAAccagaataatttatttctgcagagaggaaaggagacttcaagtgtttttgttggtggttttgttttcaaaatatcaaGGTCTGttctttttgaaacaaaatgttacTTGGAAGCTTTCACTTGCAATTCAAATCCAGTTGCTGACTGAGATATTCCAAGGGCAGCAGAAAGCTCAGAGCAGGGTGTCGGAGCCAGCAGAATGGTTTGGCTCAGACTGCATTTCAGCAAGAAAGCTTCAGGAGCTTTAAGAAATCTAGGTCTCAAACCCCAGCTCAGAGGCAAGAAAGCAGGACTCTCAAGATATAGTTTTTCAGACGCTATGTCTTCCTTCCTGTGTGTCTTCAGGCAGATCTTCTGGAAGAggttatttttcctcattttctgctTCCTGCTTTTGTGGCTACCTATTTTCAAATCTACTGCTTTCTCTAGATAAGTATGTTTGAAAGAACATAGCATGGAAAATATGCCATAGCTGAAACTATCAGCAAAATACTGCTGCatccactgaagaaaaaaatcagagggGTGAAGGaacaaggaaagagagaaaggaaagggagaggggaagggaaaggaggcTGATAAAACCACAATTGGTGTGTATCTAAGTTTGAAAACGtaaattttaaagagaagatAAACATGCTGAGGGAAAGTGTTCTGCCAAGTGTGAAACACTGCTCCAGTGCTCTGCAATACACGACTTGTTCTAATGTTGTTTTaggtatttaaataaataaaaacgtAACACTTACTTTAGTAACTGGGTCAAATGTGTAGCTGCCTTGTGTGGCAGTGAGGTTCATATTAAGCACGGCCTTTGGCATGTGAACTGTCATGACAACTCCTTCTATTGTTTTCCCCATGTTCTGTTTTGGTCCAATGGTAACATCAAATCTTCCCGAAGAACTATTTTCCTTAAAACTGATCACGTGTTTCACATATACAGGAATTGCAACCAAGCTGAAAAGACAAGACAGTAGTTGAATGCATCCCGGCTACTTCTCTGATCGAGAAAATAAAGTTCTTTCTCACAAATAGTTTATGTGTTTTTGGCAGTTATTCAAGTTAGAAACAGTTTGTTTCAAAAGTGAAAAGTGATACTCAGCTCTTCAACATCATTGCTGAAGTGATTTTATTAACAATCACacgaaaaaatgttttcttccaaattaCTTGTCCTAATCTCTTTCCATCCATctgcttaatttcttttaagTAATCTCACCAAGCCAAATCTCAGAACAGCCACCAGTCAAATCAGACTTAGTTTGCAAGTATCAGCAGTTCagacttttttgctttattctttttatgaAGAGTAGAGTCCTCCGTGTACACAGAGACTCAGCCATAAAGCATCTTGCAGCAACCATGACTACCAGGAATGGATAGCTCTATGTTACTGTCATGTACAGTTTGTCCCACTCAAAAATGGTTGCTGAGTATCAGCAGCTCactgaaaaactgttttcttgtttaAGTGGGGACAGAGAAACAGATGAGACAAAACCTGGGAACACATATTTTAGCAAGAATGCAAGTTCTCCCCATAACAAGGAGAAATCTGTGGTTACTCAGAAGGAAAGCAGTAGGTCGTGTATCTGAAGGACCGTGGGTCTAAAATGGAAACGTACTTCTGTGAACTGACACGGTAGGAGATCAATCTGAAATTCCCATCGGGAGGAATAAATGAAAGGACTCGCTCAGACTCCCAGCGTTTGAAGCGAATACATGGATGGAAGCTGACGTCATCCAGCAGCCGTGGGTTCTGTAAGTAGTGGCAAAGCAGTAAGTGAAATCTATCGAGTATCAGCAGTTTGAACTAGCTACTGAACTCTACACAGTTCCTTTTTCTCAGACTCTAAGTATCGTTCCTACCCATTATCTAAGACACATTACTGAGCTAGATGGATTACTGAGCTAGTCTGACCTGGTGCAGCAGCTTCTGTGAGTGTATTTTTATGTACAGATAAAAGCCATTCCAACTACTGAGCAATGCAATTTCTACAATATAATGCAaaacttcagttattttttgtatgtgtaACACATGAAGTAGTGATTGCGCTCTTAAAATTGTTTAACTctaataattaagaaaaataaatcctaagCAATTAAAATTcctaaatatatattaaatttaccatgaaagaaagagaaagatctGGCATTCCTGAGAGCTTAATACATGAATCAATAACACCTTGGATTTCTGCAAAGACTGTGGaacctgcaggaaaaaaatacagacactTGACTTAACATTATTATCAAGGGCCTTGCAAACGTTGTGAAGTGCAGCCAGAGGGCACAGATGATATTTGCACAGCACTCAAGAACGTGCCaagcacagacagaaaaggTCACTCCAGTTACCTGTGGCCTGGGCAGCTGCTAAAATACATGAGCCAGAGCAAACAGCTTGCCCCAAATCAGCTAATGATACTTGTGCCAACTGTTGCACAGGActtgtcctggctgtgcctgaACTAGTTGCCAGCAATCAGCAAGTAAGAATTTCAGAATATGCAAGCTCTGAATCTTTTCTTTCATCCCTGTGCCCCATCTCCAGAAAACTTAGCAAGTTGTGTAGTGGTGCAGGGACGTTGAAGCACATCAAAACAGTCCATGTGAAAACACGGTAAGTTTGTGTTATAAAGCACCAGATAACTTTGGCTTTCACAAGCATGGCTTGTTGAACAGTAGGATTACATATTCATCTTGATGTTAAATAAACCCATAGTGAAAATTTACAATAACATCCCCCCAATatcccccccaaaaccaaagcaagaaTACCAAGCATGTTACCCAAGAAAAGCTC is part of the Columba livia isolate bColLiv1 breed racing homer chromosome 6, bColLiv1.pat.W.v2, whole genome shotgun sequence genome and encodes:
- the AP3M1 gene encoding AP-3 complex subunit mu-1 isoform X1, whose amino-acid sequence is MVPWVSLLLQFTMRPHKHKMIHSLFLINCSGDIFLEKHWKSVVSQSVCDYFFEAQEKAIDVENVPPVISTPHHYLISIYRDKIFFVSVIQTEVPPLFVIEFLHRVADTFQDYFGECSETAIKDNVVIVYELLEEMLDNGFPLATESNILKELIKPPTILRSVVNSITGSSNVGDTLPTGQLSNIPWRRAGVKYTNNEAYFDVIEEIDAIIDKSGSTVFAEIQGVIDSCIKLSGMPDLSLSFMNPRLLDDVSFHPCIRFKRWESERVLSFIPPDGNFRLISYRVSSQNLVAIPVYVKHVISFKENSSSGRFDVTIGPKQNMGKTIEGVVMTVHMPKAVLNMNLTATQGSYTFDPVTKVLTWDVGKITPQKLPNLKGIVNLQSGAPKPEENPSLNIQFKIQQLAISGLKVNRLDMYGEKYKPFKGVKYITKAGKFQVRT
- the AP3M1 gene encoding AP-3 complex subunit mu-1 isoform X2; the encoded protein is MIHSLFLINCSGDIFLEKHWKSVVSQSVCDYFFEAQEKAIDVENVPPVISTPHHYLISIYRDKIFFVSVIQTEVPPLFVIEFLHRVADTFQDYFGECSETAIKDNVVIVYELLEEMLDNGFPLATESNILKELIKPPTILRSVVNSITGSSNVGDTLPTGQLSNIPWRRAGVKYTNNEAYFDVIEEIDAIIDKSGSTVFAEIQGVIDSCIKLSGMPDLSLSFMNPRLLDDVSFHPCIRFKRWESERVLSFIPPDGNFRLISYRVSSQNLVAIPVYVKHVISFKENSSSGRFDVTIGPKQNMGKTIEGVVMTVHMPKAVLNMNLTATQGSYTFDPVTKVLTWDVGKITPQKLPNLKGIVNLQSGAPKPEENPSLNIQFKIQQLAISGLKVNRLDMYGEKYKPFKGVKYITKAGKFQVRT